From Halobacteriovorax sp. GB3, a single genomic window includes:
- a CDS encoding IucA/IucC family protein → MSFKLANRNLICKSLSELFFEEIINDALERDEQFYTLHLKNNLKYSFQAKESIWGHLIIDESTLKRNDEKPLLASSFFKETQFLTQMTDITLANFLEELKQTIYSDTHFFNKSPSVSELASKNSLEIESYLNGHPKLLLNKGRIGWNPTEMQQYSPEANSSFKLTRVAIKRDLITVSLSDTPLEKVAHCDLTEFEQKEIERKILEKDLNPHDYLIIPVHPWQWENKIKTFFLKEIEMNEILFLGEFGDLYKPHISLRTLSNQDNESQFDIKLPITILNTSCYRGISDKFVKTAVDLSDTFETILESDDLFKELNTKALKDCGAFSYVGQDYEDIQDAPYRYREMLGGYWRQSTKSKLKEGQKAIMTGALSYVDQSGKSFLNHLIETSSLNIDQWLTQYFNHIVIPLYHLQAKYGIGLVAHGQNTQIILENNRPIGLIVKDFQGDLRLNTDMPEFIKALFNHECLKVVDHLPPHYIVHDLLTGHFVSVLRFLSACLLKECAYPEENFYSTLAHVIEQYEKTHLKQSLIPSLNEETIQKVLLNKVRFSIGYQDQTLRPKPELGSPMKNPLRAKRKKYV, encoded by the coding sequence ATGAGTTTTAAACTCGCAAATAGAAATCTCATTTGTAAATCGCTCTCTGAACTCTTTTTTGAAGAGATCATTAATGATGCACTAGAAAGAGATGAACAATTCTACACTTTGCATTTAAAAAATAATTTAAAGTACAGTTTTCAAGCAAAAGAGAGTATTTGGGGCCATTTGATTATCGATGAATCAACTCTAAAAAGAAATGACGAGAAACCACTCTTAGCGAGTTCATTTTTTAAAGAGACGCAATTTCTAACTCAAATGACTGATATTACTCTTGCCAATTTTTTGGAAGAACTAAAACAGACAATTTATAGTGATACTCATTTCTTTAATAAGTCACCATCAGTTAGTGAACTTGCAAGTAAGAACTCTTTAGAGATTGAGTCCTATCTTAATGGCCATCCGAAGCTTCTATTAAACAAAGGAAGAATCGGTTGGAATCCAACAGAAATGCAACAATACTCACCAGAGGCTAACTCAAGTTTCAAACTCACACGTGTGGCCATAAAAAGAGATCTCATAACAGTCTCTCTTTCTGATACGCCTCTAGAGAAGGTCGCTCATTGTGACTTAACTGAATTTGAACAAAAAGAAATTGAGCGAAAGATTCTTGAAAAAGACCTCAATCCTCACGACTATCTCATTATTCCTGTTCATCCATGGCAATGGGAAAATAAAATCAAGACTTTCTTTTTAAAAGAAATCGAAATGAATGAAATTTTATTTCTAGGTGAATTTGGAGATCTTTACAAACCCCATATTTCTCTTAGAACACTCTCAAATCAAGATAATGAATCTCAATTCGATATCAAATTACCTATCACCATTTTAAATACCTCTTGTTATCGAGGGATATCAGATAAATTTGTCAAAACAGCTGTTGATCTAAGTGATACATTTGAAACGATTCTCGAATCTGATGATCTTTTTAAAGAGCTAAATACAAAGGCCCTCAAAGATTGTGGAGCCTTTAGCTATGTCGGACAAGACTATGAAGACATACAAGATGCTCCTTACCGCTATAGAGAAATGCTCGGTGGTTATTGGCGCCAAAGTACTAAGAGCAAATTAAAAGAGGGTCAGAAGGCCATCATGACGGGTGCCCTAAGTTATGTCGACCAATCGGGAAAAAGCTTTCTCAATCACCTCATAGAAACGAGCTCTCTTAATATTGATCAGTGGTTAACCCAATATTTCAATCATATCGTCATTCCCCTTTATCATTTACAAGCAAAGTATGGTATCGGACTTGTCGCTCATGGACAGAATACACAGATTATTCTTGAAAACAATCGTCCAATTGGTTTAATCGTTAAAGACTTTCAGGGAGATTTAAGACTCAACACTGATATGCCTGAGTTCATTAAAGCTCTTTTTAATCATGAATGCCTTAAAGTCGTTGATCATCTTCCACCACACTATATTGTTCACGACCTTCTAACTGGACATTTTGTCTCTGTTCTACGTTTTCTTTCAGCATGTCTGTTAAAAGAGTGTGCCTACCCTGAAGAGAATTTTTACTCAACTCTTGCTCATGTCATAGAACAGTACGAAAAAACTCATTTAAAGCAATCCCTTATTCCTTCATTGAATGAAGAAACAATACAGAAAGTGTTACTCAATAAAGTACGATTTTCTATTGGCTATCAAGACCAAACTCTAAGACCAAAACCAGAACTTGGTAGTCCTATGAAAAACCCTC
- a CDS encoding GNAT family N-acetyltransferase, whose amino-acid sequence MKEVINIDKEEIETEEFKALLHAHFKPSVKIVELKLKNRKMSIERNDYFQNPLYWSEKSLNSLLTTSWVKTETITHPKRTNEPAGKVVYERFSHEIEKKITFKVIDPTTDLDIFSEWHNQARINEFWELKGEKKDHLKYIETNLKDEHTTPCLLLIDGKPTGYFEFYWTKEDRLGPIYDSQNYDRGFHFLIGDRRFLGLRNTDAVLKSVVHYMFVDDPRTQRVMAEPRSDNNKVLKYTEYFPAWKKIKEFEFPHKKAVLVECTRDRLFSGDYL is encoded by the coding sequence ATGAAAGAAGTCATTAATATAGATAAAGAAGAGATTGAAACAGAAGAATTTAAGGCCCTTCTTCACGCTCATTTTAAACCGTCAGTGAAGATCGTTGAGCTTAAACTCAAAAATAGAAAGATGAGTATAGAAAGAAATGACTATTTTCAAAACCCTCTCTATTGGTCTGAAAAATCTCTGAATTCCTTACTCACAACAAGCTGGGTTAAGACAGAAACGATCACTCACCCCAAAAGAACAAATGAACCTGCAGGTAAAGTGGTCTATGAACGTTTTAGCCATGAAATTGAAAAGAAAATTACCTTCAAAGTCATCGATCCAACAACTGATCTTGATATTTTTAGTGAGTGGCACAATCAAGCAAGGATCAATGAGTTCTGGGAACTTAAAGGTGAAAAAAAAGATCATCTTAAATATATTGAAACAAATTTAAAGGATGAACATACAACCCCATGTTTACTTCTCATTGATGGTAAGCCAACTGGTTACTTTGAATTCTATTGGACCAAAGAAGATCGTTTAGGTCCTATCTATGACAGTCAGAACTATGATAGAGGGTTTCATTTTCTCATTGGAGATAGAAGGTTTCTAGGTCTACGAAATACTGATGCCGTCTTAAAGAGCGTAGTTCACTATATGTTTGTTGATGATCCAAGAACACAAAGAGTTATGGCCGAGCCCCGTTCAGATAATAACAAAGTTCTAAAATACACTGAATACTTCCCTGCATGGAAAAAAATTAAAGAATTTGAATTTCCTCATAAAAAAGCTGTTCTCGTAGAATGCACTAGAGACCGACTCTTTTCAGGAGATTACCTATGA
- a CDS encoding IucA/IucC family protein, protein MLNSLANIHSLNPLMNSLLREINNYEIRENYILLNFDKESFKLELEYESSLYLHRFTGKIVSIKEQAREISFEEFIKSLLKHFENDQQSTTQLEQRILESRDNIQNIIKEKELQYKKLMDQSSLSFLEAEQLLLLGHNAHPCPKSKAQFSEKDQRLYSPEYSNKFPLKWLLIKKDKLFKNSARNFQEKNWNENFFIKDLQQDIKSGYSPFPMHPWQFNIFKETELFKKYYDDETILVVDALHQNCHFGATSSLRSLYSENYDYMLKFSLSLQITNSIRHLQEVEVVRGMEVCDVMDTKHGRKFLEKNKNFKILNEPSYMAILDGKNKLRIDTIVLIRENIETQENIEQVVLSTINQPSIYQNKTFFDLRKVDKRKWFQLYLENILTPFLNAAMEFGILYGAHQQNIIVNLKNSYPESVTFRDCQGTGYTELGFEKMKDHVSSLKRENGNIVSYEMAKTLVGYYLFINSTFSTISALSTTDQELERELISTMITFLEDYQKKEFDTFLVDYFLENKSVKQKGNFLCCFQNINENTQSDPTKIYTKLKNPFFRNTNERSH, encoded by the coding sequence ATGCTTAATAGTTTAGCCAATATTCATTCACTCAATCCTCTTATGAATTCACTTCTTAGAGAGATTAACAATTATGAAATAAGAGAAAATTATATTCTTTTAAATTTCGATAAAGAGTCATTTAAACTCGAGCTAGAATATGAGTCATCTCTCTACCTACATCGCTTTACAGGTAAAATCGTTAGTATCAAAGAGCAAGCAAGAGAAATTTCATTTGAAGAATTTATCAAATCCCTCTTAAAGCACTTTGAAAATGATCAACAATCAACAACTCAACTAGAGCAACGAATTCTTGAGAGTAGAGATAACATTCAAAATATAATTAAAGAAAAAGAACTCCAATACAAAAAGCTCATGGATCAATCGAGTCTAAGTTTTCTTGAAGCAGAGCAACTCCTTTTACTAGGTCACAACGCTCATCCTTGTCCCAAAAGTAAGGCCCAATTTAGCGAGAAAGATCAAAGACTCTACTCTCCAGAGTATTCAAATAAATTCCCTCTCAAGTGGTTACTTATAAAAAAAGACAAGCTCTTTAAAAATTCTGCTAGAAATTTCCAAGAGAAAAATTGGAATGAGAACTTTTTTATCAAAGATCTTCAACAAGATATTAAAAGTGGCTACTCTCCATTTCCCATGCACCCTTGGCAATTCAATATTTTCAAAGAAACTGAGTTATTTAAAAAATACTATGACGATGAAACGATTCTCGTCGTAGATGCGCTCCATCAAAACTGCCACTTTGGTGCAACAAGCTCTCTGCGATCTCTTTACAGTGAAAATTATGACTATATGTTAAAATTTTCCCTTAGCTTACAGATCACCAACTCTATAAGACACCTACAAGAAGTCGAAGTAGTACGAGGAATGGAAGTTTGCGATGTCATGGATACAAAACATGGTAGAAAGTTTTTAGAAAAGAACAAAAACTTTAAGATATTGAATGAGCCCTCTTATATGGCCATTCTTGACGGTAAAAACAAATTAAGAATCGATACAATTGTTCTCATTAGAGAAAATATTGAGACACAAGAGAATATTGAACAAGTTGTTCTCTCTACTATTAACCAGCCAAGTATTTATCAAAATAAAACGTTCTTTGATCTTAGAAAAGTAGATAAAAGAAAATGGTTTCAACTCTACTTAGAAAATATTCTAACTCCTTTTTTAAATGCAGCGATGGAATTTGGAATCCTCTATGGTGCCCATCAACAGAATATCATCGTTAATCTAAAAAATAGCTATCCAGAATCTGTTACTTTTAGAGATTGCCAAGGCACAGGATATACAGAGCTTGGCTTTGAAAAAATGAAAGACCATGTAAGTTCTCTAAAAAGAGAGAACGGTAATATCGTTAGCTACGAAATGGCAAAGACTCTCGTTGGCTATTATCTTTTTATCAACTCTACATTTTCAACAATTAGTGCTCTATCGACGACTGATCAAGAACTTGAAAGAGAGCTCATTTCTACAATGATTACTTTTTTAGAAGATTATCAAAAGAAAGAATTCGACACATTTTTAGTTGATTATTTTTTAGAAAACAAATCGGTTAAACAAAAAGGGAATTTTCTTTGCTGCTTTCAAAACATTAACGAAAACACGCAAAGTGATCCAACAAAAATATATACGAAACTTAAGAATCCATTTTTTAGGAATACAAATGAAAGAAGTCATTAA
- a CDS encoding MFS transporter, with protein MLNLLTSLFTFTQLIALLLFPNLKNALTLDAHYFVIIFAIGSLCFLIMAPHWSKLMNKIGAKKVILIGCLGLVVSQLLLIQILTGNETHIAVFALSRIVYGLFVSALPPTLQALRVKDADEKEIYKKIVGHSKYLNLGRVMAALSFTLYPFSKVHLLVFAITLVLMSTFLMNQDYRPKNTVNRDDNLIVILMGLYKKTPYPFLTALIYTCFIGFINSTLAFEFERLGLEKSSAGEAMAIAVFLSTLMALIAQILLKRKELPSYYLSASLIIGSLIFISGFNYLNLAMAFIIFTPGVALLPATYTSKLKDQVSSDMTIKLGLISSLQIIGATLGSLIASLYLKYQLVINYGIPLALMGLMIMTVLYLGDKKRENECLIV; from the coding sequence ATGCTTAATCTCCTTACTTCACTTTTTACGTTTACTCAGCTGATCGCTCTTCTTCTCTTTCCCAATCTTAAAAATGCTCTTACTCTTGATGCTCATTATTTCGTCATCATCTTTGCCATTGGTTCCCTTTGTTTTTTAATCATGGCCCCGCATTGGTCTAAGCTTATGAATAAGATCGGTGCAAAGAAAGTTATTTTGATCGGTTGTCTTGGACTTGTCGTCTCGCAACTTCTTCTTATCCAAATACTCACTGGGAATGAAACACATATTGCCGTTTTTGCTCTTTCTCGTATTGTCTACGGTCTTTTTGTTAGTGCACTTCCACCAACATTGCAGGCATTAAGAGTTAAAGACGCCGATGAGAAAGAAATCTATAAGAAAATAGTGGGACATTCAAAGTATTTAAACCTTGGCCGAGTTATGGCGGCCCTTTCATTTACCCTATATCCTTTTAGTAAAGTTCATCTTCTCGTCTTCGCTATTACACTCGTCTTAATGAGCACTTTTCTAATGAATCAAGACTATAGACCAAAAAATACTGTAAATAGAGACGATAATCTTATTGTTATTCTCATGGGCCTTTATAAGAAAACGCCCTACCCATTTCTCACAGCTCTTATTTATACGTGCTTTATCGGCTTTATCAATTCGACACTCGCTTTTGAATTTGAAAGATTAGGATTAGAAAAATCTAGTGCGGGAGAGGCCATGGCCATAGCAGTCTTTCTCTCTACACTCATGGCACTCATTGCTCAAATTCTCTTGAAAAGAAAAGAGCTACCATCATACTATCTCAGTGCAAGTTTAATTATAGGAAGCCTCATATTCATAAGTGGCTTTAACTACTTAAATCTAGCAATGGCCTTTATCATTTTTACGCCAGGTGTGGCCCTCCTGCCAGCGACTTATACTTCTAAATTAAAAGATCAAGTTAGCTCAGATATGACAATAAAACTGGGGCTTATTAGCTCACTTCAAATTATTGGCGCAACTCTTGGATCTCTCATTGCCTCACTCTATCTGAAATATCAATTAGTCATAAATTATGGAATTCCACTCGCTTTAATGGGTTTAATGATCATGACGGTTCTTTATCTAGGTGACAAGAAAAGGGAAAATGAATGCTTAATAGTTTAG
- a CDS encoding PepSY-associated TM helix domain-containing protein, which translates to MFKTIYKLHKYLGIFLAFHLIITMATGTILLFKDGFFLDDKAPVEHQSVKLDSHQIQRATAQAKQMYPNARLLSTFVDESNSDILKIRLGKDGTKKFRGAIKLEYNLVQDKFIQSQTKEDDFFDFILELHRDLLLGTLGKLYIGVLGLIFCFILLSGLYIYRPFSKNSFLGSIRLESFRFFLSDTHKAIGMFTFSWCFLIALTGSFLAFNSTLIKTYQYFELKELREQYKEVDGTVEDAPLAQIIDSIDKRFPNKDLDFIAFADTEFSLPMHYLALVKGRGRFEEKLSSLAIVHRESGKIEAVREFPLYLKALLLSEPLHFGDYGGNALKIIWLVFSLISFWLPVGAITLFFFKKKKPAYFQRTSKRKLRARFKWQHRPYLLTSALSLFILSSIAVQLFIEENLALYFSFILFITIIFFFFMINSKVEEEPENA; encoded by the coding sequence ATGTTTAAAACAATCTATAAACTACATAAGTATTTGGGGATTTTCCTCGCTTTCCATCTCATAATTACGATGGCCACAGGTACAATTCTACTTTTTAAAGATGGCTTTTTTCTCGATGACAAAGCTCCTGTGGAACATCAGTCTGTTAAGCTCGATTCCCATCAAATTCAAAGGGCCACTGCCCAGGCTAAGCAAATGTATCCCAATGCACGACTCCTCTCTACATTTGTCGATGAATCAAATTCGGATATTTTAAAGATTCGCCTTGGAAAAGATGGAACAAAAAAGTTTCGAGGCGCAATTAAACTTGAGTACAACCTCGTTCAAGATAAGTTTATTCAATCACAAACGAAAGAAGATGATTTCTTTGACTTTATTTTAGAATTGCATCGCGATCTTTTGTTAGGAACTCTAGGCAAACTCTATATTGGTGTTCTCGGTCTTATTTTTTGTTTCATTCTATTAAGTGGACTCTATATCTACCGCCCTTTTTCAAAGAATTCTTTTCTTGGAAGTATCAGGCTAGAAAGCTTTCGCTTCTTTTTAAGTGATACTCATAAGGCCATTGGAATGTTTACCTTCTCATGGTGCTTTCTCATTGCCCTGACAGGTTCTTTTCTCGCTTTTAATAGTACACTGATAAAGACCTATCAATATTTTGAGCTCAAAGAACTTAGAGAACAATATAAAGAAGTTGATGGAACTGTAGAAGATGCTCCTCTAGCACAGATCATTGATTCAATTGATAAAAGATTTCCAAATAAAGATCTCGATTTCATCGCTTTTGCCGATACAGAATTCTCTCTTCCAATGCACTATTTAGCTTTAGTAAAAGGAAGAGGTCGATTCGAAGAAAAGCTTAGCTCTCTTGCCATCGTTCATAGAGAAAGTGGCAAGATTGAAGCCGTTAGAGAATTCCCTCTCTATCTTAAGGCCCTTTTACTTTCTGAACCTCTGCACTTTGGTGATTATGGTGGAAATGCATTAAAAATCATTTGGCTCGTTTTCTCTCTCATTTCATTTTGGCTTCCTGTAGGTGCTATTACACTTTTTTTCTTTAAGAAAAAGAAACCGGCCTACTTTCAAAGAACATCAAAAAGAAAGTTACGAGCGCGATTTAAGTGGCAGCATCGCCCTTACCTACTTACATCTGCCCTTTCACTCTTTATTTTAAGTTCAATAGCTGTACAGCTTTTCATAGAAGAGAATCTAGCACTCTATTTTTCATTCATTCTCTTTATTACGATTATATTCTTCTTTTTTATGATCAACTCAAAAGTTGAAGAGGAGCCTGAAAATGCTTAA
- a CDS encoding DMT family transporter: MNTSSQENESFIKTYALLVAVMVLWGGTFISGRMLAQNHSAFTISFLRFLTASLVLSPVLFFSKKKTPSYTRLQWLKLFFLGLTGVFSYNYFFFGGLKYVEAGKASVIIAINPTITAFLAAIILKELLTPGKILGALTALTGALIVITKGDLHTITSGGIDKGEILLFGAVLSWVSYTLLGKVALKKLRPLETTTFACIIGTILLFPFSLKNGLAQSLETATILDWINVVYLGAFGTGLGFIWYYGGIQKIGAAKAAAFINLVPIFGVSFGAFLLGESIESSLLIGIALVIIGISLVNKKVKAKTVNLEVN; this comes from the coding sequence TTGAATACATCATCCCAAGAAAACGAATCCTTTATTAAGACTTATGCCCTTTTAGTTGCCGTTATGGTTTTATGGGGTGGGACGTTTATCTCAGGGAGAATGCTCGCACAAAATCACTCTGCCTTTACCATCTCATTTCTTCGCTTTTTAACGGCCAGTTTAGTTTTAAGTCCCGTACTCTTTTTCTCAAAGAAGAAGACACCTTCATATACACGCCTACAGTGGCTCAAGCTTTTCTTCTTAGGTTTGACAGGTGTATTTAGTTACAATTATTTCTTCTTTGGTGGTCTTAAATATGTTGAGGCTGGAAAGGCCTCGGTTATCATCGCAATCAATCCGACAATAACAGCTTTTCTAGCGGCGATTATTCTTAAGGAACTACTCACTCCCGGAAAAATTCTTGGAGCTCTTACCGCTTTGACAGGGGCCCTTATTGTCATCACAAAGGGAGATCTCCATACCATCACATCTGGTGGAATTGATAAGGGAGAGATACTTCTTTTTGGAGCCGTTCTTAGTTGGGTCAGCTACACTCTTCTTGGAAAAGTTGCTCTAAAAAAGTTGCGACCATTAGAGACAACAACGTTTGCCTGTATTATTGGAACAATTCTCCTCTTTCCTTTTAGTCTTAAAAATGGACTCGCTCAAAGTTTAGAAACGGCAACAATTCTCGATTGGATAAATGTCGTTTATCTTGGAGCCTTTGGAACTGGCCTTGGTTTTATTTGGTATTACGGAGGTATTCAAAAAATTGGAGCGGCCAAAGCAGCGGCCTTTATCAACCTCGTTCCTATTTTTGGAGTCTCCTTTGGTGCTTTTCTACTCGGCGAGTCAATTGAGTCATCTCTTCTTATTGGAATTGCCCTTGTTATCATTGGAATCTCTCTCGTAAATAAGAAAGTCAAGGCCAAGACTGTTAATTTAGAGGTGAATTAG
- a CDS encoding DNA cytosine methyltransferase: MEKTYNFIDVFSGCGGLSYGLEQSGLNCLLGIDHDRDAMKTFERNHPNSQSFCGDIRELDNAKIMEMVGNQKVDLIVGGPPCQGFSTVGKGKSEDPRNLLFLEFLRLVKLFKPQGILIENVTGLLAKKNKDVLTRVFDEFHQLGYNVDARVLSAEEFGVPEKRRRTIIVGFKDEFEPSFPNPTHGVRGSWPLKTVAEAFSSISKDANHHLVEKAQLKNELDKKRLSHIPQGEGIRYQRDEIRLLPSELHYNVNWQELRESRFRQTRLQRLNLEEQAPTILTSRTMYFHPTENRYLTAREAAAIQSFPNEFSFEGSTTSVFKQIGNAVPVELAKTLGLHLQKILNHEVSSTNKVEDFKKYAFHYNKQIAI, encoded by the coding sequence ATGGAAAAAACATATAACTTTATTGATGTATTTAGTGGTTGCGGAGGTCTATCTTATGGACTTGAGCAATCGGGGTTAAACTGTCTTCTTGGAATTGATCACGACCGTGATGCCATGAAAACTTTCGAGAGAAATCATCCAAACTCACAGAGTTTCTGTGGTGATATTCGTGAGCTTGATAATGCTAAAATCATGGAAATGGTTGGCAATCAAAAAGTCGACCTCATCGTTGGAGGACCTCCATGCCAAGGTTTTTCAACTGTTGGTAAAGGAAAGTCAGAAGATCCAAGAAACCTACTCTTTCTCGAATTTTTACGTCTCGTTAAACTCTTTAAGCCGCAGGGTATCCTTATTGAGAATGTGACGGGTCTTCTTGCAAAGAAAAATAAAGATGTTCTTACAAGAGTTTTCGATGAATTTCATCAACTAGGTTATAACGTCGATGCGCGTGTACTTAGTGCAGAAGAATTTGGCGTGCCAGAAAAGAGAAGAAGAACAATCATCGTTGGTTTTAAAGATGAATTTGAACCAAGCTTTCCAAATCCAACACATGGAGTAAGAGGAAGTTGGCCATTAAAAACAGTGGCCGAAGCTTTTTCTTCTATTTCAAAGGATGCCAATCACCATCTGGTAGAGAAAGCCCAACTTAAAAATGAACTCGACAAGAAACGACTTTCTCATATTCCACAAGGTGAAGGAATTCGTTATCAAAGAGATGAAATTAGACTGCTTCCAAGTGAGCTCCACTACAATGTTAATTGGCAAGAATTGAGAGAGTCTCGCTTTAGACAGACAAGACTTCAGCGTCTTAACCTTGAAGAGCAAGCTCCAACAATCCTCACTTCGAGAACAATGTACTTTCACCCAACGGAAAATAGATATCTTACAGCGAGAGAGGCCGCGGCGATTCAATCCTTTCCAAATGAATTTTCTTTTGAAGGAAGTACAACTTCAGTTTTCAAGCAAATTGGAAATGCCGTTCCAGTGGAACTTGCAAAAACACTAGGATTACATCTTCAAAAAATTCTCAATCATGAAGTTTCCTCAACAAATAAAGTCGAAGACTTTAAAAAATATGCCTTTCACTACAATAAGCAAATCGCGATATAA
- a CDS encoding S1 family peptidase, giving the protein MNKKLAFTSIIFLTVFNISTLASECGVKRPSVELSDQVKEVANFTRNASNKLVNEGDGTLYIRDLNVLKKTDTRKVKTSKDSHLDAVGKLFITFEDGSIGECSSGLISNKPGKSSDFVLTADHCFTNKGKKVQSIQWVTKLANGKLIERNANIVRTSGESDITILKLDNKVSFNEVKPFLILDDLYIDYDEFSYYASKTFVAGYSADSIKGRNGRALTYTELKGNDQSIRYDYINPYLDATSYQGASGGVIVSNADLSEEEIENPYNQLYFVGTVTHVISLDDKTGKNGKIQSVYYQSDNVAGSNKTAMTPYEEYFKELQLDYYLNK; this is encoded by the coding sequence ATGAACAAGAAACTAGCTTTTACATCGATCATCTTCTTAACAGTGTTTAACATTTCAACACTCGCATCAGAGTGTGGAGTGAAAAGGCCATCAGTAGAGCTTTCAGATCAAGTGAAAGAAGTTGCTAACTTCACAAGAAATGCTAGTAATAAGCTTGTTAACGAGGGAGATGGTACTCTCTATATTCGTGATCTCAACGTTTTAAAGAAAACTGATACAAGAAAGGTGAAGACTTCAAAGGATTCACATCTTGATGCTGTTGGAAAACTCTTTATCACATTTGAAGATGGATCAATTGGAGAATGTTCATCTGGTCTTATTTCAAATAAACCAGGAAAGAGCTCAGACTTCGTTCTTACAGCAGATCATTGTTTTACAAATAAAGGCAAGAAAGTTCAATCGATCCAATGGGTTACGAAATTAGCTAACGGAAAATTGATCGAAAGAAATGCTAATATAGTAAGAACTTCTGGCGAAAGTGATATCACAATTTTAAAACTTGATAATAAGGTTTCCTTTAATGAGGTAAAGCCATTTCTTATTCTTGATGATCTCTATATTGACTATGATGAATTCTCTTACTACGCATCAAAGACTTTCGTCGCCGGTTACAGTGCAGATTCAATTAAAGGGAGAAATGGAAGGGCCCTAACATACACTGAATTAAAGGGTAACGATCAAAGTATTAGATATGATTATATTAATCCTTATCTCGATGCGACTTCATATCAAGGTGCTAGTGGTGGAGTTATCGTTTCCAATGCTGATCTAAGTGAAGAAGAAATTGAAAATCCTTATAATCAACTTTACTTTGTTGGAACAGTTACTCATGTTATCAGTCTCGATGATAAGACAGGAAAAAATGGGAAAATTCAATCAGTCTATTATCAAAGTGATAACGTTGCAGGATCTAATAAAACAGCAATGACTCCTTATGAAGAATATTTCAAAGAACTACAATTAGATTATTACCTGAATAAATAA